A part of Egibacteraceae bacterium genomic DNA contains:
- a CDS encoding S-layer homology domain-containing protein: MHVLGSSFDDTTPVTIHWETVDGPHLGTGTPDASGHFVVPVVVPPDAVPGVYTIFAVQPGTEGEGFVRTLQLTVEQAADEVAPAWPAGAELSTSDVTETGVQLSWPAATDEEGVTGYRVTRDGTEIVDQAGTTLTVDGLSADTAYGFTVSAYDAAGNVSEPLTASMTTAATVTEPDTDTDTDTDTDTDTDTTTPDPNPVTAQACPDGRASSSGFTDIIGNLHQDAIECTAWYGIAQGTSATTYSPSQGVRRDQMASFLTRTLTQAGVALPDVTASNFTDIAGNPHAQAIAQLAELGIVQGTSATTYSPSQGVRRDQMASFLVRTLEHIDGPLAIGTAPFTDTAGNTHADAISAAYTAGLAQGSSATTYAPGQIVRRDQMAAFLTRSLERLVDSGHTMQGPAS; the protein is encoded by the coding sequence ATGCACGTGTTGGGATCCTCGTTCGACGACACGACGCCCGTGACCATCCATTGGGAGACCGTGGACGGGCCCCATCTGGGGACGGGGACGCCGGATGCGTCCGGCCACTTCGTCGTGCCAGTGGTCGTCCCGCCAGATGCCGTCCCCGGCGTCTACACCATCTTCGCCGTCCAGCCGGGCACCGAGGGCGAGGGCTTTGTGCGGACCCTGCAGCTGACGGTCGAGCAGGCCGCGGACGAGGTCGCGCCGGCCTGGCCCGCGGGCGCGGAGCTGAGCACCTCGGACGTCACCGAGACGGGTGTCCAGCTGTCGTGGCCGGCCGCCACCGACGAAGAGGGCGTGACCGGCTACCGGGTGACTCGCGACGGTACCGAGATCGTCGACCAGGCGGGCACGACGCTGACGGTGGACGGGCTCAGCGCCGACACCGCCTATGGCTTCACCGTGTCGGCCTACGACGCGGCCGGCAACGTCTCGGAACCACTCACGGCGAGCATGACCACCGCGGCAACGGTGACCGAACCGGACACCGACACCGACACCGACACCGACACCGACACCGACACCGACACCACGACACCGGACCCCAACCCGGTCACGGCGCAGGCGTGCCCCGACGGGCGGGCGTCGTCGTCAGGGTTCACCGACATCATCGGCAACCTGCACCAGGACGCCATCGAGTGCACCGCCTGGTACGGCATCGCCCAGGGCACCTCGGCCACAACCTACTCACCGAGTCAGGGCGTGCGCCGCGACCAGATGGCCTCGTTCCTGACCCGCACGCTGACCCAGGCCGGCGTGGCCCTGCCCGACGTCACGGCGTCGAACTTCACCGACATCGCCGGCAACCCCCACGCCCAGGCCATCGCCCAGCTCGCCGAGCTCGGCATCGTGCAGGGCACCTCGGCCACGACCTACTCACCGAGTCAGGGCGTGCGCCGCGACCAGATGGCATCGTTCCTGGTGCGCACCCTCGAGCACATCGACGGGCCGCTTGCCATCGGCACGGCACCCTTCACCGACACCGCCGGCAACACCCACGCCGACGCCATCAGCGCGGCCTACACCGCCGGCCTGGCACAAGGGTCGAGCGCCACGACATACGCACCTGGCCAGATCGTGCGTCGCGACCAGATGGCCGCGTTCCTGACCCGCTCGCTCGAGCGCCTCGTGGACAGCGGCCACACCATGCAGGGACCCGCCTCGTAG
- a CDS encoding ATP-dependent DNA helicase UvrD2: MADPLLDGLNPAQRDAAEVVRGPVCILAGAGSGKTRTITHRIANQVASGVARPDQILAVTFTERAATELAERLRGLGLPAPVRAATFHAAAWAQLRYFWPRFGAGAPLPEVLPHKVRLLVPTARRARVEARDLAAEIEWAKARRIAPDDFASRAADRDGPLPVDDLAEIYTAYEAAKTRGNLIDYEDMLLLTTRLITEDADVAAQVRGRYRYLTVDEFQDVNPAQWALLHAWLGEADDLCVVGDDDQTIYSFTGATSAYLTGFRDHFPHARLVTLTESYRSTPEVLALANGLLPRKRDGRRAPLTTRLPAGPAPVFTECADAEEEVAAVVTAITRLLAEGTPPGEIAICYRVNSQSETFEAALADAGIPHVVRGETGFFGRPEIRQALGALRDGAGRAPPPAPPPAGGAAPAAPPRADRAVERVLRDRLSFNPRQEPTGEAARERWRNLVALLEIAALAVQARPDVTYEEIVSDLDDRAARGQETATPDGAVTLLTMHKAKGLEFDAVFLVALEEGMMPISHARDDDVAIAEERRLLYVGATRARRHLWLSWARSRPGYAGKPMTRRPSRFLYDLGPGAPSRAAPPAKPARGAQAVGPHDPLAAALREWRRQRAQRDGQPAFVVFSDRTLDALATRRPATAEELLGVHGLGPAKVRRYGDELLRVVRESP; this comes from the coding sequence ATGGCTGATCCCCTGCTCGACGGGTTGAACCCGGCACAGCGCGACGCGGCCGAGGTCGTGCGCGGCCCGGTGTGCATCCTCGCCGGCGCCGGGTCGGGCAAGACGCGCACGATCACCCACCGCATCGCCAACCAGGTGGCCTCGGGGGTCGCGCGTCCCGACCAGATCCTGGCCGTCACGTTCACCGAACGGGCGGCCACCGAGCTGGCTGAGCGTCTGCGCGGCCTGGGGCTGCCCGCCCCGGTGCGCGCCGCCACCTTCCACGCGGCGGCGTGGGCGCAGCTGCGCTATTTCTGGCCGCGGTTCGGCGCGGGGGCGCCGCTGCCGGAGGTCCTGCCACACAAGGTCCGGCTGCTTGTCCCCACCGCGCGGCGGGCGCGCGTCGAGGCCCGCGACCTCGCCGCCGAGATCGAGTGGGCCAAGGCCCGACGCATCGCCCCCGACGACTTCGCCTCGCGGGCCGCCGACCGCGACGGCCCGTTGCCCGTCGACGACCTGGCGGAGATCTACACCGCCTACGAAGCCGCCAAGACCCGGGGCAACCTCATCGACTACGAGGACATGCTCCTGCTGACGACCCGGCTGATCACCGAGGACGCCGACGTCGCCGCGCAGGTGCGCGGGCGCTACCGCTACCTCACGGTCGATGAGTTCCAGGACGTCAACCCCGCCCAGTGGGCCCTGCTGCACGCCTGGCTCGGCGAGGCCGACGACCTCTGCGTGGTCGGCGACGACGACCAGACCATCTACAGCTTCACCGGCGCCACCTCGGCCTACCTCACGGGATTCCGCGACCACTTCCCGCACGCCCGGCTGGTCACCCTGACCGAGAGCTACCGCTCCACACCCGAGGTCCTGGCCCTGGCCAACGGGTTGCTGCCCCGCAAGCGGGATGGACGGCGTGCGCCGCTCACCACGCGTCTGCCCGCAGGCCCCGCCCCGGTCTTCACCGAGTGCGCGGACGCCGAGGAGGAGGTCGCCGCGGTCGTCACGGCGATCACCCGCCTGCTCGCCGAGGGCACCCCACCCGGGGAGATCGCGATCTGCTACCGCGTGAACAGCCAGTCCGAGACCTTCGAGGCGGCGCTGGCCGACGCCGGGATCCCCCACGTGGTCCGCGGGGAGACGGGGTTCTTCGGACGCCCCGAGATCCGCCAGGCACTCGGGGCGCTCCGCGACGGCGCCGGCCGCGCTCCCCCGCCCGCACCGCCTCCCGCCGGCGGGGCCGCGCCCGCCGCGCCCCCCCGGGCCGACCGAGCGGTCGAACGGGTCCTGCGTGACCGGCTGTCGTTCAACCCTCGCCAGGAGCCGACCGGGGAGGCCGCCCGAGAGCGCTGGCGCAACCTGGTGGCCCTCCTGGAGATCGCCGCGCTGGCCGTGCAGGCCCGGCCCGACGTCACCTACGAGGAGATCGTCAGCGACCTCGACGACCGGGCGGCGCGCGGCCAGGAGACGGCGACACCGGACGGGGCCGTCACCCTGCTGACCATGCACAAGGCCAAGGGCCTGGAGTTCGACGCGGTGTTCCTCGTTGCGCTGGAGGAGGGGATGATGCCGATCTCCCACGCCCGCGACGACGACGTGGCGATCGCCGAGGAGCGCCGTCTGCTGTACGTGGGCGCGACCCGGGCCCGACGCCACCTGTGGCTGTCGTGGGCGCGGTCGCGACCGGGCTACGCGGGCAAGCCGATGACCCGCCGGCCCTCGCGCTTCCTCTACGACCTCGGGCCCGGCGCCCCGAGCAGGGCCGCGCCGCCGGCGAAGCCCGCGCGGGGGGCGCAGGCGGTGGGCCCCCACGACCCCCTCGCCGCCGCGCTCCGCGAGTGGCGACGCCAGCGGGCCCAACGCGACGGCCAGCCCGCCTTCGTCGTGTTCAGCGACCGCACCCTGGATGCGCTGGCGACCCGCCGGCCGGCGACCGCCGAGGAGCTGCTCGGCGTCCACGGGCTCGGCCCCGCCAAGGTCCGCCGCTACGGTGACGAGCTCCTGCGTGTCGTGCGGGAGTCCCCGTGA
- a CDS encoding response regulator transcription factor, translated as MEPIKVLIADAQLLFADALALALGWSPDLALVEERPQTALAVIQVVAVHRPEVALVDFWLPDMEGPVLVRELHERVPDTKVIHLAWFHGPQQAQASLDAGATGFLPKSITVERLAEGIRRAHVGEHPVFGEQLDRLMQTIAARAEFVALVGERFARLTPRELEVLQLLAGGLTMVDIAAKLDVKQNTARTHVQNLLHKTGARSQLELVVLARDQGLVP; from the coding sequence GTGGAGCCGATCAAGGTCTTGATCGCTGATGCTCAGCTGCTGTTCGCCGACGCGCTCGCGCTCGCGCTGGGATGGTCACCCGATCTCGCGCTGGTCGAGGAGCGGCCCCAGACGGCACTGGCGGTGATCCAGGTGGTCGCCGTTCACCGTCCGGAGGTCGCACTGGTGGACTTTTGGCTTCCTGACATGGAGGGCCCTGTTCTGGTGCGGGAGTTGCACGAGCGGGTACCGGACACCAAGGTCATCCACCTGGCGTGGTTCCATGGCCCTCAGCAGGCACAGGCGTCGTTGGACGCGGGGGCCACGGGCTTCTTGCCCAAGAGCATCACGGTGGAGCGGCTGGCAGAGGGCATCCGTCGTGCTCACGTCGGGGAGCACCCGGTGTTCGGTGAACAGCTCGATCGGCTCATGCAGACCATTGCGGCGCGAGCAGAGTTCGTGGCGCTGGTGGGTGAGCGGTTCGCCAGACTCACGCCCCGGGAGCTCGAAGTTCTCCAGTTGCTCGCCGGCGGCCTGACGATGGTCGATATCGCCGCCAAGCTCGACGTCAAGCAGAACACCGCCCGCACCCATGTGCAGAACTTGCTGCACAAGACCGGCGCTCGCTCACAGCTGGAGCTGGTCGTGCTGGCGCGCGATCAGGGGCTCGTGCCGTAG
- a CDS encoding kelch repeat-containing protein, with protein MRERHPSAAALADDRVLVTGGRGHSGSPDVAGSAEIHDPGTGTWQETAPMGAARRQHSATPLADGSVLVAGGGIGAALRSAEIFQLDQDPQTCWTPPRESGTPPLPPASPPPVLCPRT; from the coding sequence TTGAGAGAGCGGCACCCCTCCGCCGCGGCCCTGGCCGACGACCGAGTCCTGGTGACCGGCGGACGCGGGCACTCGGGCAGCCCGGACGTCGCAGGCTCCGCCGAGATCCACGACCCGGGGACCGGCACCTGGCAGGAGACCGCGCCCATGGGCGCGGCGCGCAGACAACACTCCGCCACGCCGTTGGCCGACGGCAGCGTCCTCGTGGCCGGCGGGGGAATCGGAGCGGCCTTGCGATCCGCCGAGATCTTCCAGCTGGATCAGGACCCGCAGACCTGCTGGACGCCTCCGCGGGAGTCGGGGACTCCTCCGTTGCCTCCTGCCTCACCGCCGCCGGTCCTCTGCCCGAGAACCTGA
- a CDS encoding IS1634 family transposase produces MYLRTISRRNKNGSTVRYVQLAHNERHPESGNAVAKVLHSFGREDQLDRDALKRLITSMNRYLGGDAELGSTAVEQGLEFVASRRLGGVWALDGLWRRLGIDVTLRGLLAGRRLDSDVERVLFALVANRALEPSSKLAATRWVAERAAVPGLDEVSDDACYRAMDWLLEVEDDLAERVYWATADLLNLEVDLLFFDTTSTYWETETADTCDGDGDQASVAFRDYGKSKDHRPDLPQIVIGMAVTRTGIPIRVWTWPGNTGDSALIRQVKDDLRAWKLSRVVWVADRGFASAKNRRYLQRAGGHYIIGEKLRGDSKEAAAALARQGRYRTVAGNLQVKEVVIDDGTMRDRFVICRNPDQAQRDKVVRDQLVAALSDAIDGTDRLDATKRATLAAGLKPGLRRFLRTTKTGLLRVDRAAVAAEAKLDGKFLLRTSDPTLTAEDVALGYKQLLEVERGWRDMKSTLDLRPVYHRLEDRIRAHVLLCWLALLLIRLAEDATDDTWRNLRHDLDLLHEGEFVGSNGRVLQRTTMTGRQQHILRVLDIADPPRFSQITPR; encoded by the coding sequence ATGTATCTACGGACGATCAGCCGGCGGAACAAGAACGGCAGCACCGTGCGCTACGTGCAGCTGGCCCACAACGAGCGCCATCCCGAGTCGGGCAACGCCGTAGCGAAGGTGCTGCACAGCTTCGGTCGGGAGGACCAGCTCGACCGGGACGCGCTCAAGCGGCTGATCACGTCGATGAACCGCTACCTGGGCGGCGACGCGGAGCTGGGCTCGACCGCCGTCGAGCAGGGCTTGGAGTTCGTCGCGTCCCGCCGGCTTGGTGGGGTGTGGGCGCTGGACGGGTTATGGCGACGCCTGGGGATCGATGTGACGTTGCGCGGGCTGTTGGCCGGCCGCAGGCTCGACAGCGACGTCGAACGGGTGCTGTTCGCGTTGGTCGCCAACCGGGCGTTGGAGCCGTCGTCGAAGCTGGCGGCGACGCGCTGGGTCGCCGAACGAGCCGCCGTGCCGGGCCTTGACGAGGTGTCCGACGACGCCTGCTACCGGGCGATGGACTGGCTGTTGGAGGTCGAGGACGACCTCGCCGAGCGGGTGTACTGGGCGACAGCGGACCTGCTCAACCTCGAAGTCGACTTGTTGTTCTTCGACACCACCTCGACGTACTGGGAGACCGAGACCGCCGACACCTGCGACGGCGACGGTGACCAGGCCAGTGTCGCGTTTCGTGACTACGGCAAGTCCAAGGACCACCGACCCGATCTGCCCCAGATCGTGATCGGCATGGCCGTCACACGCACCGGCATCCCGATCCGGGTGTGGACGTGGCCGGGCAACACCGGCGACTCCGCGTTGATCCGCCAGGTCAAAGACGACCTGCGCGCCTGGAAGCTGTCACGCGTGGTGTGGGTCGCCGACCGCGGCTTCGCGTCTGCGAAGAATCGTCGCTATCTGCAACGCGCCGGCGGGCACTACATCATCGGTGAGAAGCTGCGCGGCGACAGCAAGGAGGCGGCCGCGGCGCTGGCACGCCAGGGCCGCTACCGCACCGTCGCGGGCAACCTGCAGGTCAAGGAAGTCGTCATCGACGACGGCACCATGCGTGACCGCTTCGTGATCTGCCGCAACCCCGACCAAGCCCAGCGTGACAAGGTTGTCCGCGACCAGCTCGTCGCCGCCCTGTCCGACGCGATCGACGGCACCGACCGTCTCGACGCGACCAAACGCGCGACGCTGGCCGCCGGGCTCAAACCCGGGCTGCGACGGTTCCTGCGCACCACCAAAACCGGGCTGCTGCGCGTCGACCGGGCCGCCGTGGCCGCCGAGGCCAAACTCGACGGCAAGTTCTTGCTGCGCACCTCCGACCCCACGCTGACCGCCGAGGACGTCGCGTTGGGCTACAAGCAGCTGCTCGAGGTGGAACGCGGCTGGCGGGACATGAAATCCACTCTGGACCTGCGCCCCGTCTACCACCGGCTGGAAGACCGCATCCGCGCCCACGTACTGCTGTGCTGGCTGGCGTTGTTGTTGATCCGCCTCGCCGAGGACGCCACCGACGACACCTGGCGCAACCTACGTCACGACCTCGACCTGCTCCACGAAGGCGAGTTCGTCGGCAGCAACGGCCGTGTGCTGCAACGCACCACGATGACCGGCCGCCAACAGCACATCCTGCGGGTCCTCGACATCGCCGACCCGCCCCGCTTCAGCCAGATCACCCCCCGCTGA
- a CDS encoding thioredoxin domain-containing protein, which produces MANELADAASPYLRQHAENPVNWRVWSPNAFEEARRRDVPVFLSVGYSSCHWCHVMAHESFEDDDVAAVLNERFVSVKVDREERPDVDSVYMGAVQAMTGHGGWPMSVFLTPDGEPFFSGTYWPRDDRQGMPGFLRVLDAVARAWTDQRDEVLASGRKVTEHLAAAQQVGGDAGTVDPSVTDEAAALCVRAWDTAHGGFGRAPKFPQAMTVDFLLAHHQRTGEEGVLRAAAHSLTQMSRGGIYDHVAGGFSRYSVDAHWLVPHFEKMLYDNALLLRAYTHAWQITGERRFRRVATETADYLLREMRHDGGGFYSATDADSEGIEGKFFVWSKAEFDEVVAGAGEDPAEWGRFFGVTDEGNFEDPHHPEFGRHTILHEPHPRDETDEAFAARLARVRQALYEGREARVRPGLDDKVLTSWNALALGALAETGAVLGRGDYVEAARACAGFLRDEARRGARLQHSWKDGHGASVPAFLEDVAYLAQALLVLYEADPDPEWFAWARRLAADADARFADGDTGTYFSTAEDAEQLLTRPKDLWDNATPTGSSVMADVHLRLGALTADPDHVEQAQRTIAVLGARATQAPTGFGELLRAAERLIAGPEEVAIVGDPATEDAEALLAVYRRTWRPGTVLAVGQADGDAHPVPLLHDRPRVDGRATAYVCRNFACERPVTEPDELARLLAGAPEG; this is translated from the coding sequence GTGGCAAACGAGCTGGCCGACGCGGCCTCACCGTACCTGCGTCAACACGCCGAGAACCCCGTCAACTGGCGGGTTTGGAGCCCAAACGCGTTCGAGGAGGCACGTCGTCGCGACGTCCCCGTCTTCCTCTCCGTCGGGTACTCCAGCTGCCACTGGTGTCACGTCATGGCGCACGAGTCCTTCGAGGACGACGATGTCGCGGCGGTGCTCAACGAGCGGTTCGTGTCCGTCAAGGTCGACCGCGAGGAGCGCCCCGACGTCGACAGCGTCTACATGGGTGCGGTGCAGGCCATGACCGGGCACGGCGGCTGGCCCATGAGCGTGTTCCTCACCCCTGACGGCGAGCCGTTCTTCAGCGGCACGTACTGGCCCCGCGACGACCGCCAGGGCATGCCCGGCTTCCTGCGCGTGCTCGACGCGGTCGCCCGTGCCTGGACCGACCAGCGCGACGAGGTGCTGGCGTCCGGCCGCAAGGTGACCGAGCACCTCGCAGCCGCCCAGCAGGTGGGCGGCGACGCCGGCACCGTCGACCCGAGCGTGACCGACGAGGCCGCCGCCCTGTGCGTGCGCGCCTGGGACACCGCCCACGGTGGCTTCGGCCGGGCGCCGAAGTTCCCGCAGGCCATGACCGTGGACTTCCTGCTCGCCCATCACCAGCGAACCGGTGAGGAGGGCGTCTTGCGCGCCGCGGCCCACAGCCTGACGCAGATGTCGCGCGGGGGCATCTATGACCACGTGGCCGGCGGGTTCTCACGCTATTCCGTCGACGCGCACTGGCTCGTGCCGCACTTCGAGAAGATGCTGTACGACAACGCGCTGCTGCTACGGGCCTACACCCACGCCTGGCAGATCACCGGCGAACGGCGGTTCCGGCGGGTCGCCACCGAGACCGCCGACTACCTCCTACGGGAGATGCGCCACGACGGCGGCGGCTTCTACTCGGCCACCGACGCCGATTCCGAGGGCATCGAGGGCAAGTTCTTCGTCTGGTCCAAGGCGGAGTTCGACGAGGTCGTCGCGGGCGCCGGCGAGGACCCGGCCGAGTGGGGCCGGTTCTTCGGCGTCACCGACGAGGGCAACTTCGAAGATCCCCACCACCCCGAGTTCGGCCGGCACACGATCCTGCACGAGCCCCACCCCCGCGACGAGACCGACGAGGCCTTCGCCGCCCGCCTGGCGCGGGTGCGCCAGGCGCTCTACGAAGGCCGCGAGGCGCGCGTACGCCCCGGCCTGGACGACAAGGTGCTCACGAGCTGGAACGCCTTGGCGCTCGGCGCGCTGGCGGAGACCGGGGCCGTGCTCGGCCGCGGTGACTACGTCGAGGCCGCCCGGGCCTGCGCGGGCTTCCTGCGCGACGAGGCGCGGCGCGGCGCCCGGCTGCAGCACTCCTGGAAGGACGGCCACGGGGCGAGCGTGCCGGCGTTCCTCGAGGACGTCGCCTACCTGGCGCAGGCGCTGCTGGTGCTCTACGAGGCCGACCCCGACCCCGAGTGGTTCGCGTGGGCCCGGCGGCTGGCTGCCGACGCCGACGCCCGCTTCGCCGACGGCGACACCGGCACCTACTTCTCCACCGCCGAGGACGCCGAGCAGCTGCTGACCCGGCCAAAGGACCTGTGGGACAACGCCACCCCGACGGGGTCGAGCGTCATGGCCGACGTGCACCTGCGACTCGGGGCCCTGACCGCTGACCCCGACCACGTCGAGCAGGCCCAGCGCACCATCGCGGTGCTCGGGGCGCGGGCGACCCAGGCGCCCACCGGTTTCGGCGAGCTGCTGCGCGCCGCCGAGCGCCTCATCGCCGGCCCCGAGGAGGTCGCGATCGTCGGCGACCCCGCCACCGAGGACGCCGAGGCGCTGCTCGCCGTCTACCGGCGGACGTGGCGGCCGGGCACCGTCCTGGCGGTCGGGCAGGCCGACGGCGACGCGCACCCCGTGCCGCTGCTGCACGACCGGCCCCGCGTGGACGGGCGGGCGACCGCCTACGTGTGCCGCAACTTCGCCTGCGAGCGGCCCGTCACCGAGCCCGACGAGCTGGCACGCCTCCTGGCGGGCGCGCCGGAGGGATGA